The Limnochorda sp. LNt genome includes a region encoding these proteins:
- a CDS encoding spore germination protein, translating into MSQPDAARVASLSQEAARALARYEERLGRLGSIKDRAQRLQILLTATQTLEDLPLCDVLALNRRTLEHLFEACADCVMRSLRIAGGREAALVYLDGLVDAKRLDDMALKALLYDAFPLAGPEPDPTPLPQTLEQRVVAVSQVRRAATVREVADAVLHGSAALLVDGEPTALLFDVRAFEHRSVDEPRIESVIRGPREGLVESLRTNTALIRRRLRTPQLKLDPVQVGHLSRTEIVVAYIRGVAPDVLIQEVKRRLSRIRIDAIIDSAYVEELIEDAPYSPFPQVLATERPDIVAANLLEGRVAVLVDGSSFALVVPVTLWSLMQASEDYYERYFIGTALRLLRYIFALIALTLPAFYIAVTTFHQEMIPSALLLTLAATREGIPFPSIVEILIMEISFEALREAGVRLPKTIGAAVTIVGALIIGQSAVQAGIVSAPVIIVVALTGIASFTFPRFNLGITIRLLRFPLMFLAAVLGLYGLILGILTITVHLAGLRSLGIPYLSPVAPLSAGELADVAIRPPIWARGLRPRLTGYPNPRRQSPRVKPGPEPWEEGEPSPSGSPAEGTSP; encoded by the coding sequence ATGTCACAGCCCGACGCTGCTCGCGTGGCGTCGCTCTCGCAGGAGGCGGCCCGCGCCCTGGCCCGTTACGAGGAGCGGCTGGGGCGCCTGGGCTCCATCAAGGACCGCGCGCAGCGGCTGCAGATCCTCCTGACGGCCACCCAGACCCTGGAGGACCTGCCCCTGTGCGACGTCCTCGCGCTCAACAGGCGCACCCTGGAGCACCTCTTCGAGGCGTGCGCCGATTGCGTCATGCGATCCTTGCGGATCGCCGGGGGCCGTGAGGCGGCGCTGGTCTACCTGGACGGGCTGGTCGACGCCAAGCGTCTGGATGACATGGCCCTCAAGGCGCTGCTCTACGACGCCTTCCCCCTGGCGGGGCCCGAGCCCGACCCGACCCCGCTCCCGCAGACTCTGGAGCAGCGGGTGGTGGCCGTCTCCCAGGTGAGGAGGGCCGCGACCGTACGTGAGGTCGCCGACGCGGTCCTGCACGGCAGCGCCGCCCTGCTGGTCGACGGCGAGCCGACGGCGCTGCTGTTCGACGTGCGAGCCTTCGAGCACCGCAGCGTCGACGAGCCCCGGATCGAGTCGGTGATTCGGGGCCCCCGCGAGGGCCTGGTCGAGAGCCTGCGCACCAACACCGCCCTCATCCGGCGGAGGCTGCGCACCCCGCAGCTCAAGCTGGACCCGGTGCAGGTCGGCCACCTGTCGCGCACGGAGATCGTGGTCGCCTACATCCGCGGCGTCGCACCGGATGTGCTGATCCAGGAGGTCAAGCGCCGTCTCTCCCGCATCCGCATCGATGCCATCATCGACAGCGCCTACGTCGAGGAGCTCATCGAGGACGCCCCCTACTCTCCCTTCCCCCAGGTGCTGGCCACCGAGCGGCCCGACATCGTCGCGGCCAATCTGCTGGAGGGGCGGGTGGCCGTCCTGGTCGATGGCTCCTCCTTCGCGTTGGTGGTGCCCGTCACGCTGTGGAGCCTGATGCAGGCCAGCGAGGACTACTACGAACGATACTTCATCGGCACGGCCCTGCGTCTGCTGCGGTACATCTTCGCGCTCATCGCCCTGACGCTCCCGGCCTTCTACATCGCCGTCACGACCTTCCACCAGGAGATGATCCCCTCGGCCTTGCTGTTGACGCTGGCCGCCACCCGGGAGGGGATCCCCTTCCCGTCCATCGTGGAGATCCTCATCATGGAGATCTCTTTCGAGGCCCTGCGGGAGGCCGGCGTGCGGCTGCCCAAGACCATCGGCGCGGCCGTCACCATCGTGGGCGCCCTCATCATCGGCCAGTCCGCCGTGCAGGCCGGCATCGTCAGCGCGCCCGTCATCATCGTCGTGGCGCTGACGGGCATCGCCTCCTTTACCTTCCCGCGGTTCAACCTCGGGATCACCATCCGCCTGCTGCGCTTTCCGTTGATGTTCCTGGCGGCGGTGCTGGGGCTGTACGGGCTCATCCTGGGCATCCTGACCATCACCGTTCACCTGGCGGGGTTACGCAGCCTGGGCATCCCGTACCTGTCGCCGGTGGCGCCCCTGTCGGCGGGTGAGCTGGCCGACGTGGCCATCCGGCCTCCCATCTGGGCCCGGGGCTTGCGGCCTCGCCTGACCGGGTATCCCAATCCGCGGCGCCAGTCCCCTCGCGTCAAGCCCGGGCCCGAGCCCTGGGAGGAGGGCGAGCCTTCGCCGAGCGGGTCGCCTGCAGAAGGGACGTCGCCTTGA
- a CDS encoding NADH:flavin oxidoreductase/NADH oxidase, with product MSLLFTPIQLRSVRLRNRVVMSPMCQYSAGDDGCATDWHLVHYGARATGGVGLVILEATAVEPRGRISRQDLGLYDPAQLPMLRRIVQFIHQEGAAAGIQLAHAGAKAFSADRGRGPQRPVAPCAHPFAEGWVTPEALDTAGMARVREAFVRAASWAAELGFDVVEVHAAHGYLLHEFLSPLTNRRADAYGGDLEGRMRFPLEVVAAVREAWPEDRPLFVRLSTTDWVPGGFDVDQAVQVARALASLGVDLVDCSSGGMPQAQVPTFPGYQVDNARRIRHETGLPTTALGLITEPEHAESLLRRGDADLVALGRELLRNPYWPLRAAAVLGDEPPWPRQYLRARR from the coding sequence GTGTCGTTGCTCTTCACCCCCATCCAGCTCCGCAGCGTACGCCTGCGCAACCGCGTCGTCATGTCCCCCATGTGCCAGTACTCGGCCGGGGACGACGGATGCGCGACCGACTGGCACCTGGTGCATTACGGTGCCCGCGCCACGGGGGGCGTCGGCCTCGTCATCCTGGAGGCGACCGCCGTCGAGCCCCGGGGGCGCATCAGCCGCCAGGACCTGGGGCTGTACGATCCCGCTCAGTTGCCCATGCTGCGGCGCATCGTGCAGTTCATCCACCAGGAGGGTGCGGCGGCCGGCATCCAGCTGGCCCATGCCGGAGCCAAGGCCTTCTCAGCGGACCGGGGACGGGGCCCCCAGCGCCCGGTGGCGCCGTGCGCGCACCCCTTCGCCGAGGGGTGGGTGACGCCCGAGGCCCTCGACACGGCGGGGATGGCGCGGGTGCGGGAGGCCTTCGTCCGCGCCGCGAGTTGGGCCGCCGAGCTGGGCTTCGACGTGGTCGAGGTGCACGCGGCCCACGGCTATCTGCTGCACGAGTTCCTCTCGCCCCTGACCAACCGGCGCGCCGACGCCTACGGAGGCGACCTCGAGGGGCGCATGCGCTTCCCCCTGGAGGTGGTCGCCGCGGTCCGGGAGGCGTGGCCCGAGGATCGTCCCCTCTTCGTCCGCCTCTCCACCACCGACTGGGTGCCGGGTGGCTTCGACGTCGACCAGGCCGTGCAGGTGGCCAGGGCCCTGGCCTCCCTCGGGGTCGACCTCGTCGACTGCTCGTCGGGCGGCATGCCGCAGGCCCAGGTGCCGACCTTCCCCGGCTACCAGGTCGACAACGCTCGCCGCATCCGGCACGAGACCGGGCTCCCGACGACGGCCCTGGGGCTCATCACCGAGCCCGAGCACGCCGAGTCGTTGCTGCGGCGGGGCGACGCGGACCTGGTGGCGTTGGGGCGTGAGCTGCTGCGCAATCCTTACTGGCCCCTACGGGCGGCCGCCGTCCTGGGCGACGAGCCGCCCTGGCCCCGGCAGTACCTGCGGGCTCGGCGCTGA
- a CDS encoding SatD family protein, with the protein MVKPLVARWVVVTGDVVGSRRLEPRERLRDALEEALARFNQRWAHDLAVPFSLSAGDEVQGVVRPGPGAFAAVRRLRAELRRAPLAPGVRLRVGIGWGAIDTPFSAARSWEMDGEAFHLARQALAAAEAAQGRRGGAVEATRFAGPDGRHTAWVNVVLTLLDAILERWTAEQWEAVAAYERLGTYAAAAGELGVAPQNVQKRCAAARWPTVRGAERFLGETLEQALSDGEVHPTEGDP; encoded by the coding sequence GTGGTGAAGCCCTTGGTCGCCCGGTGGGTGGTGGTGACGGGCGACGTCGTCGGATCCCGTCGCCTGGAGCCTCGGGAGCGCCTGCGGGATGCGCTGGAGGAGGCGCTGGCGCGCTTCAACCAGCGCTGGGCGCACGATCTGGCGGTCCCCTTCTCGCTGTCGGCCGGTGACGAGGTGCAGGGCGTCGTGCGGCCCGGCCCGGGGGCGTTCGCGGCGGTCCGGCGGCTGCGGGCCGAGCTGCGGCGGGCTCCCCTGGCACCAGGGGTGCGCTTGCGGGTGGGCATAGGGTGGGGGGCCATCGACACCCCCTTCTCGGCGGCCCGTTCCTGGGAGATGGACGGCGAGGCCTTCCACCTGGCCCGGCAGGCCCTGGCCGCGGCCGAGGCTGCCCAGGGACGCCGGGGCGGGGCCGTAGAGGCCACCCGCTTCGCGGGGCCTGACGGTCGCCATACGGCCTGGGTCAACGTCGTGCTGACGCTCCTCGACGCCATCCTGGAGCGCTGGACGGCAGAGCAGTGGGAGGCGGTCGCCGCCTACGAGCGGCTCGGGACGTACGCGGCCGCTGCCGGCGAGCTCGGCGTCGCCCCGCAAAACGTGCAGAAGCGGTGTGCGGCGGCCCGGTGGCCGACCGTGCGGGGGGCAGAGCGCTTCCTGGGAGAGACCCTGGAGCAGGCCTTGTCGGACGGCGAGGTTCACCCGACGGAGGGTGATCCGTGA
- a CDS encoding DUF3307 domain-containing protein has protein sequence MTPLAVRLGVLDPETVRSSLFWLAVAAHLLADFAVRKEGMPGGGRDEDQRDLPAHGAVHLGLMVLLGLPAASPALVAAWTAVAAAHVAIDAALGTARRPGVGAFLLDQALHVWVISAAVRLLPPAALRPWPPAGVLLGVLAGSSPVNYLGAPEGWRLLAVYLAVVLGGAPLVRLVLQAWQLRPASRAAAPEGGVSEAPGTGMLVGMLERALILTFLLFEATAAVGFVLAAKSIARFKELEDRAFAEYYLVGTLASVVVAVAGFLVLRRGP, from the coding sequence TTGACCCCGCTGGCGGTTCGCCTGGGCGTCCTGGACCCTGAGACCGTGCGATCGAGCCTCTTCTGGCTCGCCGTGGCAGCTCACCTGCTGGCCGACTTCGCCGTCCGCAAGGAGGGCATGCCCGGCGGTGGCCGGGACGAGGACCAGCGCGATTTGCCGGCCCACGGGGCGGTGCACCTGGGGCTGATGGTGCTGCTGGGGCTTCCGGCGGCGTCGCCGGCGCTGGTCGCGGCCTGGACAGCGGTGGCGGCGGCCCACGTCGCCATCGACGCGGCGTTGGGAACCGCGCGCCGACCGGGGGTCGGCGCGTTCCTCCTGGACCAGGCCCTGCACGTGTGGGTCATCAGCGCCGCCGTGCGGCTGCTCCCGCCGGCGGCCCTGCGCCCGTGGCCGCCCGCAGGGGTGCTGCTGGGCGTCCTGGCCGGGAGCTCCCCGGTCAATTACCTGGGCGCGCCCGAAGGGTGGCGTCTGCTCGCCGTCTACCTGGCGGTGGTGCTGGGGGGCGCGCCGCTGGTGAGGCTCGTGCTCCAGGCATGGCAGCTGCGCCCGGCGTCGCGGGCGGCCGCCCCTGAGGGAGGCGTCAGCGAGGCTCCCGGCACCGGTATGCTCGTCGGGATGTTGGAGCGCGCGCTGATCCTGACGTTCCTGCTGTTCGAGGCCACCGCGGCCGTCGGCTTCGTGCTGGCGGCCAAGTCCATCGCCCGCTTCAAGGAACTGGAGGACCGGGCCTTCGCGGAGTACTACCTGGTCGGTACCCTTGCCAGCGTCGTGGTGGCGGTGGCGGGCTTCCTGGTGTTGAGGCGGGGGCCGTAG
- a CDS encoding glycoside hydrolase family 125 protein, with translation MPSTAIPQGARPLMTPAPELQESRSPLVTGNEWVALPAIDPRDGGIRTIEVLSMQARGSLGLAAAPNPWAPGADPPDLLSLFWEIDGQRVGPPARSEVRWIEAWVPVLAWEHDGVRLEATVWAPPGHRGVLIRLEAANGRTGPVDLSFGVEGCWEHMVYSLFRSRPLNVHLCGRQDPWTGSLAMEALSAWPVLGWAVSWDGSPDIVEWGDDDPARGQGVRWRVGRRRTLAAGERDELVVYVTVAPEQDGARTTGVDLRRRGWQALLEQTRAWLHARRTSLPDAALADRIDRNRFFCYFFAAGRTLDTEEWVAVTSRSPRYYVSGAYWARDSLLWSLPALLTAEPATAREVLRFAFGRGWRHPGMHAQYIDGSVLYPGFELDELAAYPVALERYVDATGDESLLEEPDVRRALLAFVDELQWLAGPGPLYRTFLDPSDDPPPYPYLIYDNALAWRGLMSVARLARQSGLEAVARRAWHAAGSLREAILQQGIVEGPLGPMVAWAVDGHGRHMLYDDPPGSLQLLGVLGLLPPTHPAVVNTIRWVHSPHNPYLYEGEFGEAGCTHSPHPWPMAAANTLLALEAMAGATDASLEAMRRRAAHLLTRAPMDGGLVSETVDPVSGRARSGAAFATAAGYVAWVMRQTLRKSEAPCRTSV, from the coding sequence ATGCCGAGCACGGCGATCCCACAGGGCGCCCGTCCGTTGATGACGCCGGCGCCGGAGCTCCAGGAGAGCCGCTCGCCCCTGGTCACCGGCAACGAGTGGGTGGCGCTGCCGGCCATCGATCCCAGGGACGGGGGTATCCGCACCATCGAGGTGCTCTCCATGCAGGCCCGGGGCTCCCTGGGGCTGGCAGCCGCCCCGAACCCCTGGGCGCCGGGAGCGGATCCTCCGGACCTCCTTAGCCTCTTCTGGGAGATCGACGGACAGCGTGTCGGCCCCCCCGCCAGGTCCGAGGTGCGCTGGATCGAGGCCTGGGTGCCCGTCCTGGCGTGGGAGCACGATGGCGTCCGGCTCGAGGCCACCGTCTGGGCCCCGCCGGGACACCGGGGCGTCCTCATCCGGCTCGAGGCCGCCAACGGCCGCACGGGACCGGTCGACCTGAGCTTTGGCGTGGAGGGATGTTGGGAGCACATGGTCTACTCGCTGTTTCGCTCCCGCCCTCTCAATGTCCATCTGTGCGGCCGCCAGGACCCGTGGACCGGCAGCCTGGCCATGGAGGCCCTCTCGGCGTGGCCGGTGCTGGGGTGGGCGGTCAGCTGGGACGGCAGTCCGGACATCGTCGAATGGGGCGACGACGATCCGGCGCGAGGGCAGGGCGTGCGATGGCGGGTGGGGCGGCGACGCACTCTGGCCGCCGGAGAGCGCGACGAGCTGGTGGTCTACGTGACGGTGGCGCCCGAGCAGGATGGTGCCCGTACCACCGGCGTGGACCTGCGCCGGCGTGGATGGCAGGCGCTGTTGGAGCAGACGCGGGCGTGGCTGCACGCTCGGCGAACCTCCCTGCCGGATGCAGCGCTCGCCGATCGCATCGACCGCAACCGCTTCTTCTGCTACTTCTTCGCTGCCGGGCGCACCCTCGACACGGAGGAGTGGGTCGCCGTCACCTCCCGCAGCCCGCGCTACTACGTGAGCGGGGCTTACTGGGCGCGAGACTCGCTGCTGTGGAGCCTGCCGGCTCTGCTGACGGCGGAGCCCGCCACGGCCCGGGAGGTGCTGCGTTTCGCCTTCGGCCGGGGGTGGCGGCATCCTGGGATGCATGCCCAGTACATCGACGGCTCGGTGCTCTACCCCGGCTTCGAGCTGGACGAGCTGGCCGCTTATCCCGTCGCGCTGGAGCGGTATGTCGACGCGACGGGCGACGAGAGCCTCCTGGAGGAGCCCGACGTGCGGCGGGCGCTTCTCGCATTCGTCGACGAGCTCCAGTGGCTGGCGGGCCCGGGGCCTCTGTACCGTACGTTTCTCGACCCATCCGACGATCCGCCGCCGTACCCCTACCTCATCTACGACAACGCACTGGCCTGGCGAGGCTTGATGTCCGTGGCGCGACTGGCCCGCCAAAGCGGGCTGGAGGCAGTGGCCCGGCGGGCCTGGCACGCGGCCGGCTCGTTACGGGAGGCCATCCTGCAGCAGGGCATCGTCGAGGGGCCCCTGGGCCCCATGGTCGCCTGGGCGGTGGACGGCCACGGCCGCCACATGCTCTACGACGATCCGCCCGGGAGCCTCCAGCTGCTGGGGGTGCTGGGTCTGCTGCCGCCCACGCACCCCGCAGTGGTCAATACGATTCGATGGGTGCACTCGCCCCACAATCCGTACCTGTACGAGGGCGAGTTCGGCGAAGCCGGGTGCACCCATTCGCCACACCCGTGGCCCATGGCGGCGGCCAACACACTGCTCGCGCTGGAGGCCATGGCCGGCGCGACCGACGCCTCCCTCGAGGCGATGCGGCGAAGGGCCGCCCACCTGCTGACCCGGGCCCCCATGGACGGCGGATTGGTCTCGGAGACGGTGGACCCCGTCAGCGGACGGGCGCGGTCGGGCGCCGCCTTTGCCACCGCAGCGGGGTACGTGGCCTGGGTCATGCGCCAGACGCTGAGGAAGTCGGAGGCTCCCTGCCGAACATCGGTCTAG
- a CDS encoding plastocyanin/azurin family copper-binding protein, producing MGGCTEARRRARSGIGVAMAAAVAAMALLAAVGPGTLARETVVEVVMGDDFFEAPVARVPAGATVVWVNEGRNPHNVMADDGSFDSGLVAPGEAFRLRLDRPGRYAYYCAYHGAAGGVGMAGVVVVDAAEAGDAVPAGEGTVPASPGRSSEERVIPPPPRRPEGPYRVLRVPVAYPTIQAAVDDARPGDLVLVAPGVYHEDVRVTTPFVTIRGLDRNGVILDGEFKRANGIAVLGADGVVIENMTARHYTLNGFYWNGVLGYRGSYLTAYNNGDYGLYAFDSIYGQFDHSYASGHPDSGFYIGQCKPCHALITDVVAEHNALGYSGTNAGGDLTIRDSVWRYNMAGIVPNTLDSEKLAPQDGVRIVRNRVYSNHNRQAPAKALQYPSFGNGIVVAGGIRNVIEGNWVWDHPEFGILIVPNLDEQFWVASGHRVQGNVVWASGRADLALGFPAGAGTCFAGNRYESSRPGGIEWLYGCGSLLLRVGGGDLLPTLVPLRRFLEARRGDFEAGDWRSQPVPPPQPGMPDPLAPPAPPWPTPESEVTVPPYPAPLEPVPAEAVSGGFDRLPPAARPLLREVAGVVLFWLPAVIDLGMVGLVVADLIRRRRSMAWPGAVAWGLLAVAVPYAGAVAYALARLARRRARSAAA from the coding sequence ATGGGGGGCTGCACGGAGGCACGCAGGAGGGCGCGCTCGGGGATCGGGGTGGCGATGGCCGCGGCGGTGGCTGCCATGGCCTTGCTGGCGGCGGTAGGGCCCGGCACGCTGGCCCGGGAGACGGTGGTCGAGGTCGTGATGGGTGACGACTTCTTCGAGGCGCCGGTGGCGCGGGTGCCGGCGGGCGCGACCGTGGTGTGGGTCAACGAGGGCCGCAATCCGCACAACGTCATGGCCGACGACGGCTCCTTCGACTCGGGGCTCGTGGCTCCAGGCGAGGCCTTTCGGCTGCGATTGGACCGCCCCGGCCGGTATGCCTACTACTGCGCCTACCACGGCGCGGCCGGCGGGGTCGGGATGGCCGGGGTCGTCGTAGTGGATGCGGCCGAAGCGGGTGACGCCGTGCCGGCGGGCGAAGGGACGGTCCCGGCGTCACCGGGCCGGTCGTCGGAGGAGCGGGTCATCCCCCCACCGCCGAGACGTCCTGAGGGCCCGTACCGGGTCCTGCGGGTACCCGTGGCGTACCCCACCATCCAGGCCGCGGTGGATGACGCCCGCCCCGGCGACCTGGTCCTGGTGGCGCCGGGCGTCTATCACGAGGATGTCCGGGTGACGACCCCCTTCGTCACCATCCGGGGGCTCGACCGCAACGGGGTGATCCTCGACGGCGAGTTCAAGCGGGCCAACGGCATCGCGGTCCTGGGAGCCGACGGCGTCGTCATCGAGAACATGACGGCCCGCCACTACACCCTCAACGGCTTCTACTGGAACGGGGTGCTGGGCTACCGGGGCAGCTATCTCACCGCGTACAACAACGGAGACTACGGCCTCTACGCCTTCGACTCGATCTACGGACAGTTCGACCACAGCTACGCTTCGGGCCATCCCGACTCGGGCTTCTACATCGGCCAGTGCAAGCCGTGCCACGCGCTCATCACCGACGTGGTGGCCGAGCACAACGCCCTTGGGTACTCCGGCACCAACGCCGGGGGCGATCTGACCATCCGCGACTCGGTCTGGCGCTACAACATGGCGGGCATCGTCCCCAACACCCTGGACTCGGAGAAGCTGGCGCCGCAGGACGGCGTGCGCATCGTCCGCAACCGGGTCTACAGCAACCACAACCGCCAGGCCCCCGCCAAGGCCCTGCAATACCCCTCCTTCGGCAACGGCATCGTGGTGGCCGGCGGCATCCGCAACGTCATCGAGGGCAACTGGGTGTGGGATCACCCGGAGTTTGGCATCCTGATCGTGCCCAATCTGGATGAGCAGTTTTGGGTGGCGTCGGGCCACCGGGTGCAGGGCAACGTCGTGTGGGCGTCGGGGAGGGCCGATCTGGCCCTGGGCTTCCCGGCCGGGGCCGGGACGTGCTTTGCGGGCAATCGCTACGAGAGCAGCCGCCCGGGCGGCATCGAGTGGCTGTACGGATGCGGCAGCCTCCTCCTGCGGGTGGGAGGCGGCGACCTGCTCCCGACGCTGGTGCCGCTGCGCCGATTCCTCGAGGCCAGGCGGGGCGACTTCGAGGCGGGAGACTGGCGAAGCCAGCCCGTGCCACCGCCCCAGCCCGGCATGCCGGATCCCCTGGCTCCGCCGGCACCGCCGTGGCCCACGCCCGAGAGCGAGGTGACGGTGCCTCCGTATCCGGCCCCGCTGGAGCCGGTGCCGGCCGAGGCGGTCAGCGGGGGCTTCGACCGGCTGCCGCCGGCTGCACGGCCTCTTCTCCGGGAGGTCGCGGGCGTGGTCCTCTTCTGGCTGCCGGCCGTGATCGACCTCGGCATGGTCGGGCTGGTCGTCGCCGACCTCATCAGGCGCCGTCGGTCGATGGCATGGCCCGGCGCAGTGGCGTGGGGGCTGCTCGCCGTCGCCGTGCCGTACGCCGGGGCCGTGGCCTACGCCCTCGCGAGACTGGCCCGCCGCCGGGCGCGGTCGGCTGCCGCCTGA
- a CDS encoding ABC transporter ATP-binding protein: MLAIRGLVKRYGRSPVPAVDGLDLEVGAGEIFGFLGPNGAGKTTTIKVVVGILRPDAGQVTIDGRPAVPSTPEVRRLIGYVPDTPELWPRLRGSEYLAFLADVYQIPPEERMDRAWPLVEALELVDAIDSLISSYSHGMRQKLALVGALMVRPHLLVLDEPLVGLDPRSSYVVKELLREHTRRGGTVFFSTHILDVAERLCDRVGIIHKGRLVASGTLDEMRALHARGHETLEAIFLEVTRASLTVPEGSDGRR; encoded by the coding sequence GTGCTAGCCATACGCGGTCTGGTCAAGCGATACGGACGCAGCCCGGTCCCCGCGGTCGACGGTCTCGACCTCGAGGTCGGAGCGGGTGAGATCTTTGGCTTCCTGGGGCCCAACGGCGCCGGCAAGACGACCACCATCAAGGTGGTGGTGGGCATCCTGCGCCCCGATGCCGGCCAGGTGACCATCGACGGCCGGCCGGCGGTGCCCTCTACGCCCGAGGTGCGGCGCCTCATCGGATACGTGCCCGACACCCCCGAGCTGTGGCCGCGGCTGCGGGGCAGCGAGTACCTGGCCTTCCTGGCCGACGTCTACCAGATCCCGCCCGAGGAGCGCATGGACCGGGCATGGCCACTGGTGGAGGCCCTGGAGCTGGTCGACGCCATCGACTCGCTCATCTCCAGCTACTCCCACGGGATGCGGCAGAAGCTGGCGCTGGTCGGCGCGCTCATGGTGCGCCCGCACCTGTTGGTGCTCGACGAGCCGCTGGTGGGCCTGGATCCTCGCTCTTCCTACGTGGTCAAGGAGCTCCTGCGAGAGCACACCCGCCGGGGCGGCACCGTCTTCTTCTCCACCCACATCCTCGACGTCGCCGAGCGCCTGTGCGACCGGGTGGGCATCATCCACAAGGGCCGCCTGGTGGCCAGCGGGACGCTGGACGAGATGCGAGCCCTGCATGCCCGCGGGCACGAGACCCTGGAGGCCATCTTCCTCGAGGTGACCCGGGCAAGCCTCACGGTCCCGGAGGGGAGCGACGGCCGCCGATGA
- a CDS encoding 4Fe-4S dicluster domain-containing protein has product MAFVIAEPCIDTKDTSCVEVCPVDCIHPGKSEGQYDEVQQLYIDPDECIDCGACEPACPVEAIFPEDEVPEQWKSYIEKNADWYKLSAEEFEAKWGSPGRKA; this is encoded by the coding sequence ATGGCGTTCGTCATCGCCGAGCCGTGCATTGACACCAAGGATACCTCCTGCGTCGAGGTGTGTCCGGTCGACTGCATCCACCCGGGCAAGTCCGAGGGGCAATACGACGAGGTGCAGCAGCTCTACATCGACCCCGACGAGTGCATCGACTGCGGTGCCTGCGAGCCGGCCTGCCCGGTGGAGGCCATCTTCCCCGAGGACGAGGTCCCCGAGCAGTGGAAGTCGTACATCGAGAAGAACGCGGACTGGTACAAGCTCTCGGCCGAGGAGTTCGAGGCCAAGTGGGGGTCGCCGGGCCGCAAGGCGTGA
- a CDS encoding WCX domain-containing protein translates to MTLEVGHTLQLEPWIRSWGPWVEVLEPEELRRTIARQMEAAAGLYERPGTPPPLVALAAGEPGRPVATRATLSSPQASA, encoded by the coding sequence CTGACGCTGGAGGTCGGGCACACGCTCCAGCTCGAGCCGTGGATCCGCTCCTGGGGGCCGTGGGTCGAGGTGCTGGAGCCCGAGGAGCTCCGCCGGACCATCGCCCGGCAGATGGAGGCCGCCGCTGGCCTCTACGAAAGGCCGGGTACGCCGCCTCCACTCGTGGCGCTCGCCGCGGGGGAGCCCGGGCGCCCTGTCGCAACGAGAGCGACCCTCTCCTCCCCGCAGGCCTCAGCGTAG